A section of the Acidobacterium capsulatum ATCC 51196 genome encodes:
- a CDS encoding RHS repeat-associated core domain-containing protein — protein sequence MDGISAMVGYVYDADGNRVAKGPITAWSCDPTTNGFESSAYETDYVLNQSGQTVTETTKSDTGVMQWNFTNVYANGVLFATYDAQGLHFLLNDWLGTRRASTDYEGVLESLCASLPYGDGLNCTNSPQSPNEQHFTGKQHDQESGNDYFGARYYSENDARFMSPDWSAKVEPVPYAKLGDPQSLNLYGYMLNNPLGGVDADGHLPQCDVCRKLINWLSSSHSASASASVSGAQGSAGNGFISGTGKAGTAQASASASYGLNTSSSAKASASVAEATLHEGTHSTTQMNSVTANAGASVGVSLGGKSGVGISASAGANADVLRASQSETITLGPVTITGGASGAVGIGADASANLGASGFGASAEAVFGYGGGLTFNVSWGGVTGTAGASVKGDINSTTTTIQKPEVQPQ from the coding sequence GTGGATGGGATCAGCGCGATGGTGGGCTATGTGTACGACGCGGATGGGAATCGCGTGGCCAAGGGTCCAATCACGGCCTGGAGCTGCGATCCGACGACGAACGGCTTTGAGAGCTCGGCTTATGAGACCGATTATGTGCTGAACCAGTCTGGCCAGACGGTGACGGAAACCACCAAGAGCGACACGGGCGTGATGCAGTGGAACTTCACCAATGTCTACGCCAACGGAGTGCTCTTCGCCACCTACGATGCGCAGGGGCTGCACTTCCTGCTGAACGACTGGCTGGGCACGCGGCGTGCTTCGACTGACTATGAAGGCGTGCTCGAATCACTCTGCGCCAGCCTGCCCTATGGGGACGGGCTCAACTGCACCAACTCCCCGCAATCGCCCAACGAACAGCACTTCACCGGCAAACAGCACGACCAGGAAAGTGGCAATGACTACTTCGGGGCCAGATACTACTCCGAAAATGATGCAAGGTTCATGTCCCCGGACTGGTCCGCGAAGGTCGAGCCCGTGCCCTACGCCAAGCTCGGCGATCCGCAGAGCCTGAACCTGTACGGCTACATGCTGAACAATCCGTTGGGAGGAGTCGATGCGGACGGGCATCTTCCTCAATGCGATGTCTGCCGGAAGCTCATTAATTGGCTGAGTTCAAGCCATTCAGCCAGCGCATCGGCAAGCGTGTCGGGCGCTCAGGGAAGTGCAGGTAACGGCTTCATTTCTGGGACCGGCAAAGCGGGAACCGCACAGGCGAGTGCGTCAGCTTCCTACGGTTTAAACACAAGCTCCTCCGCGAAGGCGAGTGCATCGGTTGCGGAAGCCACTTTGCATGAAGGAACGCACTCGACTACTCAGATGAACAGCGTAACCGCGAATGCTGGCGCGAGTGTGGGCGTCAGCTTGGGGGGTAAATCTGGGGTTGGCATCAGTGCCTCCGCCGGCGCGAATGCCGACGTTCTCAGGGCGAGTCAATCCGAGACGATCACGCTGGGTCCCGTGACAATAACGGGAGGTGCGAGCGGCGCAGTAGGAATAGGAGCGGATGCCTCCGCGAATTTGGGAGCCAGCGGGTTCGGGGCTTCAGCGGAGGCGGTATTTGGCTATGGCGGGGGGCTGACCTTCAATGTCAGCTGGGGAGGCGTTACGGGTACTGCCGGAGCTTCTGTTAAGGGAGATATAAATTCCACAACCACAACCATTCAGAAGCCTGAGGTGCAACCCCAATGA